From the genome of Astyanax mexicanus isolate ESR-SI-001 chromosome 3, AstMex3_surface, whole genome shotgun sequence:
GAAATGGCACAGGTCAGAAGAGTGAGAAAGTGGGGATGAGTAAAAGAGgtcctgagagagaaagaaatgaaaataaaatatctgattttatactgtatataagaatatacacaatattttaatAAGCAGCACAATATGATTAAGCAGCAGTTTCTTTCCCAAATCCAAACTGAATAACAGTTTATTTTGGCTGTTAAACATGgaggtggtagcatcatgctctgggtCTGTTTTTCTGGAAGACCCACAAGCCACTGCTCTTACTTAGCAATCATTCTTGAAGAACTCCTGTTTTACAAAGTGTAACTAAGTCCACTCCTCCATCACATCCTATGCAATTCCAGTGTTCCCACACTGACACAAAGGcctaacattttttataaaatatccAATCTCTCCTTTATATTGGACAACATTTATATTTGACTGATATTTGACCTCATGCATTTCTCTCCTGCACTGAAGAGCAATTTAGGAGAAGAAAATACCAGACAAAATAAGTTATGAACTACTTCACTTTTACACAATGTGACCTTGTTGTGTCAAAccaatagtaaaatataaatatatatgtacatagtCACATTTTGATAAAGGTAATTCGATTTATTCTCATTTTGTCTGGTATTTTTCTTACAGtccttaaccctttcatgcatagaggtcactacagtgtacagctgtttaaaattgttttttctttaaatatgcttgcaattttgggcactgctgcatatagtccactgtagtggaagctattgcatcatcctatacaaaaaaatcccattggttggtcattgtaatgggaaaaagaagtcaatgaaatcaagatggccggcagacagggaaaaccaccaaacaccttggctatttttgtttctaccttttataaaattatatcactgcaggtaaaaaaatatataattacatcaagtaacatctaaggtgacatattatgtaaagattttcgaaattttgattttatatttgagggaattgtagattaatcatctgtccacttaattgtacatcatgcatcattagctatttttcaactttaatgcaatgtcaattacttccagtgttgtttttaaaataattcatattgtttaatgttttggctgtaaatcaacttctttaattgaggaatggctgccagtacagacagttgcaagcagagaagtagggtcaagcagtgatagtgaaggtgagtctggaaatgttactgagggagttgaggctgaggaacggagatgaaggagatgacgctgttgaaactaagggcaccccaatatccagtatgcccctggaaaccactggccccagctcaagaaagtataaaatgccagcacacgaagaaccaagtacatctgcatgcagtgtcttgtagctttgtgccctgtatgctttggcaaccatcatagaaaatagtctcagaaattagcaacaagcatgatttgacaggaaatatgatacatgctataaaatactataagagaatatgctcacttaacagttcagagacttgacaagaatacagtatgataataccagtcacaatcaagattctataaggttctacggttcagagacattttcttgcgtcacaatatcctcctcagttccactattccaacagaataccatattacaactgtataactgaattacatttgtgttttttttacaacaaaaaatgcatgaagtacacttgagtggacagataaatatttctttatcgaataaagatagaatatatatttttttcaaaccttgttttacatccctaaggatgtataaaaacacttagaaaaaaaatcctgactgagtttattataattcatgcatgagagggttaaggTGCCGCTGGGTGCTGGATTGTGCCTCAATCTTGGTCAAATGTAATCATATATAAgttatgttcagtaaaactaaagTACTACATTAAAAACTGAAAAGTTCAGTATAGGTGGTAGATATAGTGTATCATTGTTTGAACATTTGAACTGACACATTTTAAGACTTCGAATTCCAGTTACACAGTACAGCGTCACTCTCACGCCCTCCCTGATTAAAACCCCTGCTCTAGAATAAACGTAATACTAGGGACGAGGACATGAAGgactgaaaaaagagagaaagaaaatgatagACAGACACAGAGATGGACAGAGAGGTATACGTGATTCTGGCAAACTGACAAAActgagcaaaacaaaacaaaccacaaCCCACATCCCAGTCACCAGAAATCACTCCACACTGATTCCTCACACAGTCAGACTAGGCCAAGAACAGAGGATGAAAGAAAAGAATAGAGAGAGTAGAGGATGAACAGAGAACTCACGGCTCTGATGTTTTCCCTCCTTTCAGAAAAACCACGGCAGCCTCAGCCTCCCGTTACCATGGAGTCTCCCAGGACCGCCTCTACATCCTCCACTTctacactctctctccctctaaatctctctcactctctctctctctctctctctctctctctcaatcacttgctcactcattctctctctctttttctcttttatcccTAGCTTGCTCTCTCTCCCAGATGAAAAGGTGGGCGactcttgttttctcttttaaGTCTCTCCCTCCATCAATTATGAATGGGAGTGGTCAGTCAGTGGAGGGCAGGAATCAGCATGATAAAGGGAGGGATGGATGCTGAAGGTTCTGACCTCTCTTTAATTCGTTATATTTATGTAAAGAGTAAACGGCGCTGAGAGAGCACATGGTCTGGAGTTCAGAACCCAACAGGCTGTTGACCTTAAGCCTCCTAAATAATTATGCAAATTGGATTGGGTTTGAAACTAGGGTGACGGTTCACAAAACGCTGCAGCTCCAATTCCCCTGTCTGAACATTATTACTAGTGAAAAGCGAACtatttaataaaagtaatatgtttatttcctttatttgcTATTTAATTATCTCAGATATCGTTTCATAAATTTAATGCAAGCAGTGtctaacattaaatattttaatatgtacTTTTAATTTACtctgaacacattattacacatataaagGAATATTAAACTTAACTTTTTACACATTGTGTCCAGTTTTCTTTAATGTGGAGCGTAATTTCTTCAGGATGGTAAATTGAATGGTGTGAcagggtaaaaaaatatatatatatttagtcataACTGACAAACAAATGGTTACATGGGGCTCCAAGTAATTCAGTGGActgaagtgctgccactatgatctgagtATCGCCTGTTAGAATCCCATGGaacactctctcagactccatcagcagccagagtccaggAGAGTAGAGTAGGtcactctctctctgggtggttacagtaggtggcgctctctcccctcatcactcccattgaTGCTAGTCAGTACAGGCATCCGTTAGCTAATGTTTCAGAGCTGGGTTTGCATCAGTGGCAGTTAGAAAACCGTCCTAGTGATAGTGACTGGGGGCTGTAATTGGCCTTCCATATTAAGGCAGAAAAtatgaattttttttataaaaatgctaTGGAATATTTAGTATTCTATCATGGTACCACAAGACCAATTaattttttacaaacatttataGAAGCAAACTGCATGCCTGCCgcttgcttttatacacctgtgaccatggaatacttttggcaatatagtgtatgtctGATGTCTactattaaaaacacattttttttcatacacCTCAGAAATTGTACCTAACACTACAAGCTCAAAACAGTCTAGATTGTTCTCTTTGAACCAGAATACCTTATATCAGTATTACTTTGTTTTGTTCTCGAGTGTTTACGTGAATgttgataaaataattatattgttttgttaCTAGTTTAtaagttaaataaattattataaattaatataaattattaattaaataagcATTGAtactactttattttattaatcccCAGTTGGGCAtattcattttacacaaataacacaaCTGTACAACACATATCAGTATACAATCCACTCTTAACAGTAAAACACAAAACACTACAGGggcattccactgaatgggtcccatttgcttgttgtaactcttccttaattttttttttatcttttgtcaACTCTGAATCTagtaacacatgtatttaactattcaatacatgtactgatcaaactcaggcagctttacttaattttttacaaggtttctgaTCGAAGATGGTTACATTTCTTTCAGTCATTCAagtgacatttaaaaatcatgtttaaaagcaagttcgctaattcctttgattttctctcaagaaagtgtttatttaaaaatattggttgactgcatgttcaaaaaaCTGATATGACATACAAATCAATCTATATGCATGcacatatttttctaaaagacGCATTGCTATTTTATCTTATctagaagacccaaacctgaaattgatcaaatttatgaATATGCAATTTCTTAAACAATTGATAAATTATGAACCAAACAAAATTggaaaaagtggtttacattaaataatattcACATGAATATATGGGTatagatggggtaatgtgttacgataacaggactgagtgataacctagggacacaactaaaatgtgtattttaacttaaatattctgTATTTATAGTGGGGAAAAATAAGCATAtgtgggatttggagtcacacaacaatgtgAAAAAATTACATctgtgaaggattttaataattatatctcatggtaaagtttatagttggaGAGGGGGGCAGGTAATAAATGCCACTTTTTCAGAgttctgggtatttttttatttatgtttttaattaaatatcttacttttgcaattaggtcaatgtacaagactaTATAGAATATGCCTACTAAGAACATATCAGTAAGAGGTGTTATACAGCCTTACAGCGGCAGGAATTAAAGATCTCTAGCCCGAGGTCAGTCTGTAGAGCTGAACAGTGTCAGGTAATGATGTGCACGCGCTGGGTAATGAACAGCTGGTCGGTGTACGGGCTGCAGTAACGGTGTGAGCGGGTGTAATACTGCGCTGGGGCGCGCGGCGGAGCTGCACGGGGCACGAGGCCCAAACTCCGCCGCTTCTACGCTCGCGGAAACAGTTCACCTCCAGGGTCCGTGCGGCCAGTCAGTGTTTACAAGCGGAGCTTCAGAAGGTGAGTAGCGCTGATTTTACCTGTACCGCGCGGGAATTACCGTCATTTAACACTTTATTCCCGTCGTTGTAGCGGTAAAACGTGTCGCTCGTGCTGCTGGCCGGACGCGAGTCTGAGCGCGAGACTAAGCGCGAGACACGCGGGGGGCAAAGTCAAGGAGGTTACAGGGGGAGGGGGGTTACAGACCCAGCACAGACAGACCCGCTAGATACCCATCAGACAGACCCAGAACAGACAGACCCgccacagacagactcagaacagACGGACCCgccacagacagactcagaacagacagactcagaacagacagactcagaacagACAGACCCAGAACAGACAGACCCgacacagacagactcagaacagACAGACCCgccacagacagactcagaacagACAGACCTgccacagacagactcagaacagACAGACCTgccacagacagactcagaacagACAGACCTgccacagacagactcagaacagACAGACCTGCCACAGACAGACCTGCCACAGACAGACCCGCCACAGACAGACCCgccacagacagactcagaacagACAGACCCGCTACAGACAGACCCgccacagacagactcagaacagACAGACCCgccacagacagactcagaacagACAGACCCAACACAGACAGACCTCTCACAGACCCAGCTTGTACAGACAGACCCAACACCATACAGACTCGGCTTGTACAAACGCAGCATAGAACCTTCATACACCCAACACAGACAAAGTTTATACAGTGCTAGCACAGACCAGACCCTTCACAAAAAGAGACAGTTTATATAGACCCAGCACACAACACAGACCAGACACGGCATAGACTGACCCGGCACAGACCCAGTTTGTACAGAGAATAAGTGTTTAACCAGTGTTCATTTTTCATCTCTAATGCACTGAAGCAATCTTGATCTCTGGCATTAGAATTGATGTATTTGTGCATTGATGTAACATTTAGATGttatatgtattgtttgtatAAAATGTTACATACATTGAATATGTATATTTTGATTTTATTCTATTGTAATAGATTGTATGGTGTTTCTGCAGTGTATAAAAGGATATTTAAacaatcataaaaaatatataaatattattaatattattttaagggAGCACCTAGAAGTCAATCATGCAACATCATAATATAAGAAAAGCAATCTGTACATCAATAATTATAGTACAACAAGTCTTATtgagaatatacagtataatagttAGATTATGTCAAATAAGAGCAAtgaggtttttaaaaaaaatatttgacatttCACAAAACATTGCACTTCCTGCGATGTGACCAACGAGCATGTGTACATTTCAGTATTGATTCTAAACCTTTTGTTGTTGTGTAAAACCTAATCTCTGTGTGGTTttgagaaggacagagagagaaaaagagagaagaggagCGATAATTTATATTTCAACATAAACCTAGGTACTTCCTGAACTCCTGAGACTGTGTGTACGACCCTTCAGTCGTACACTCTTGAAGGTCTAGCGAATGGGAGACTCTCCTTAGCATAACATAGAGATGTTGTTATGGCTGAAAACCCTTTGTTTTGTACATGCTTTTCCCTGAACTATTGATAACAGTTACCACGTGTATACAACCATGTAGGTCATAAATATAGCATTGTAATTAATAAATTGGGGCTTAGAGATTAATCAGATTGATTTGATTAAGTAAACTCCTGTTTTAAAGCCATTTTTGAAGTGGGATAATGGAGTACATCTTTGCCAttggaatctcagtagatagagaTTTGCTTCTGTCACAAACCTGTAAATAACAGAATGTGGCAGGGATTTACATATCTTTATGTttttcttaactgaaatacaaggaggttatgtttaCACCATGTTTAATATACAATAGCTTGCGCAGCACTTTAAATTGTGCTGTccattttatcaaataaaaaataaataaaaatgtaatttgtaataatGAATCACTCgtatattaaaaaaagagagattttCTCTTTTCAGTATCATAATCAgtgcttctcttctctcctctgtcAGATGGCTACTCGGCTCCTCGCACGGAGAATTTGGAGCGTCACTGTGAAAGATTTCCGCCGCCTGCCTGTCACAGTCTCAGCCTCTTCATCGTACTCTTCCTCGCTAACCCACTCCCCCAGACCACAGCCTCTCCTGGCCCGCTCTCACTCGCTCCCTCTGATCTCATATAGAGCCGTCTCCTTCAATGTCCAGGACCAAGACGACTTCACAGAGAGGGTCATCAACAGCGACCTGCCTGTGGTCATAGACTTCCACGCCCAGTACGTATTCTCAATGATCTGATAAGCCAATCAATTTAAGCAGCTTCAGCTGTTTGAATATTGCTGTATATAGCTGCAGTAGTAGGGAAAGCATATCCTAAAGAGCAACACAGTGAAATGActagaaaaagggagagagcagGAGTGACAGCACGAATGAGAGCAAGAGACAGTACTAGCGCCTGTGAAATTTTAGTGATGTGTGGACAACTTGAATGGTCTATGTGCAAGCTCTCCACTTTGTATGCGTCAGGGCAACGTGACGGCTGTTTTTTACTGCGCTGTGCTTGTCTCTTGATCTGATTTACCTCGCCTGCATGTAGAGCTGCGTGTAGCGCTTGCTATAGTGCTCCATGTTGTGTTAAGACGATTGCCAACAGAGGAAAAacgagacagagaaaaagaagaccgtttgctgcatttcatttaaaattgGAAGTGTaaatttttaattataataagAAATTTTAACTGGAAAGTTGGGAGAACCTTACCAACCCCAAGTTCACAATCCACAATGGCTGCCTCTACAACATCTATagtagcaatgctaacctgggcCAATGCTAACAGTGAAAGCGGTTTGAAACGCAGAAAACTAGGGAATGACATCGTTATCAGAAGCGATCGTCCCTATAAATTTGGCAAGTGAGCTGTAGGAGTgttctagtaaaaaaaaactcctctTCACACTAGGAAATTCAGAATTCCCAGTTAAAATGAAATGCGGCATTCTGCCTCCTCCAACACTGCCTTTAGTGTTTCCTCAACTGTCCATCATGGTGACACAACATGGAGCACTGTAGCAGGCCTAGTGCAAAGTGTTACACGCAGCTCTACACACAGCCAAGGCAAGTAAGTGCTAATTGCTAGCTGTTAGTgtcatttgatgttttttttttgaaacaGCCCTTTACTGAGGTGATGCAAGCTTTTAAAGCAAGAAATGTTACAATATTTGGGGAAGTATAGGAGCAGGGTTGGATAACGCTAAGCTAAAGCATCAGTGCTAAACAGCAGTCCTAAAGGGTCTTAgccatacatttttataattaacaTTGCCAATGATGTTGACTTATCACTGCAGTCCTAATAGTGACAATATACatagtggtgtgcagtaaggcccctctaacccttcagagaaggggtcatgataggtgcatgtaaatcattacataatatttaatcagaaaatatatattatagttattgtaaactataagcatatattttataaattaactaaaataaaaaacagttgtgtttttcagttgctacaggactcttatctgactgacagctgttctaaccaatcaaagctttttaaaatggcttctgctcacgtgtctgcgtgacccttctgctgattttgagaagggtgtagtaatgagtatattagcaaagttgcaggacaatctaaccaatcagattaatGATTTTTActagggggcggggccatggctgtctaaccccttctcagcgctctgGTGAAGAGGCTACGCGTTGGTTAGTGTAAAACGGCGCTCAtactggattagttcaatagttagctaactataatggaattgcaacggtaaatgagacagatattgtgtcacatcatattaaaaagtctttttaaaagcagtccttcaatgtgaaactaatttacaataataggccacctgactcgtgagtttttgtgtgtacttaatgttttgggtGAGTTGTTGCAGAAGgagtacccactatattaactgcatgtcactgatatatatatacatttctttgGTTCAGCAACTTTAATATCAACAATggtttgttgtttgtgtgtgtaaaaatagATGTACCTGAAAAAAATACACACCCATATAAACACCCAATGCAGTTGGGCAACTGATCAACTAGTTTCCACTCCGAGTTGCTTGGCTGGTCCAGCGCTGCATAATATTCTACTAGCCGCGCCCCCTTcattctctcatacacacacttccCCCACAGATCGCATTACCTACTGTTACCCTGCTGTCAATCTACTCATTTATCACCCTGTCCTTCCACAGAGAAGCCCAGGGACCTTCAGTGCTATTTAGAGCTAGTTCCACAGATACAACCTGCTTCACACAGGCACTGGGATCTTtttccacttattttttttagtgtagctAAAATCAGAACTCTCCCTTTAAAGATTTGACCTGAAATTCCAAATCATAGTGTAGCACAAAAGCCCTCAGTAAAACTGACCCTCCAGCTGTTCTGTCTTGTCTGTTCTGTACTagtataatgatataatgatgtATAACATATAATGATCATAATGCCCACAGTTTACTTCACACTGTTTTTCAGTTTGGAACTTggttaaaaagaaacaaaaccttTTATTTTTCTATACAACTAGCTGCATGCAGCATTGCTTCAGTTTTAATTAACTGGTCAGTCTTTAAACAACTGATAACATGGGTTTCTGCCTGACTGGAATTAAATCCTGCAGCCACTTCAGACGCCCCTGATCTATAGTGCAGTGCATTCGGGGTAATCTCCATCCAACCACAATACCTGGTCAGTTGGTTGTGAACACATGTAGCTTTACACATCTGTATCACATCGCACTGTCTATTACTGTGGGTAGTAATTTCAACACAATGACACGATCATCCCCATTACTCTGAACCTAGAACAGAAACCCAGTACTGACGACAGCAGAGATTCCATTGCAATTCCATTGCTATTAAAACTGCAGTAATACCTTTAAAATTTTTCTGGATTAAATTCAAATAATTTTAACCTAATACTAATACTCATTAATACTGGTGGGTCATTTCTGTTTGACTCTGAGATAAGAGCGGTTCTCCATTAGAATGAATATATAGTTCTGGACCTCTGAAGTCATGTATTAGTCTGTACTCAGTGATCTGGGCATATGAGGAACTCCAAATCTAATCACAGTAAAACATTGtctgaatgagcttcattaaggACGTATTAGTTTTCCATGCTAACGGCGCTATAAATTAGGTTACATTAGCGTTCATTAGCAGCGAACGTGTTAGCATTGTCCGAGGCCCTCCTCAGGCCTGATCTCAGAGCTGTTTCTGGCCTGAGGTGCTGAGTCCCGCTCGGCCGCTGCGGGGATTAGGGCTGGAAAAGGCTTCCCCTTTGGCCTCGTCAGTCTGCAGACAGGCCAAGCCGAGGCCAGCCCTGCGGGTCTTCCTGCAAAGACTAAGCCCTGTTTTTCCTGGCTGCTCTTCCTGGAAAACAAGCCCGTCTTTATGTAACCTCTGCCTGTAGTGTATTTCTGCGTGTGTGTTTCTGTCCAACAAAGTTTGTGTTCTGAATTGCTAGCGTGGTGTGGCTTTAGCAATGTCATGTAATTCTGGTTGTGCTGTGTAACGTGGtatgtaacgtgtgtgtgtgtgtgtgtgtgtgtgtagatggtgTGGACCCTGTAAGATCCTGGGGCCGAGGCTGGAGAAGGCCATTGCCAAGCAGAAGGGCCGGGTTACCATGGCCAAAGTGGACATTGATGAACACACAGACCTTGCTATTGAATATGGGGTAAGAACAAGTtcaccacactcacacactcagactGCTGTTCCCCCACACATCCCTCACCTCTGCTGCTCTTTTACAGCTTTCTTACTGTTAGTTCAATCACTAAATAGCAACTATATACTTTATAATAAACCTTtcattatgataaaaaaaaatacatgtaaatactgtttttaaGTTTTGTATAAAAGAACCTTATGGAGGAACGAGGTGTTTGTTGCTCTAAGCAAAACCagtatataaataaagaacagtTTATTCTTTTTCTTGATCTCAGGCTTTATGCAGTCCCTAAAAAAACCCTTACTGTCTGTAAACTACTCCACTACATGTATATTATCTCACAGAAGTGAGTACACTCATCACATTtcagcaaatattttattatatctttgcATAGAACAACACTGTAGAAATGAAACTTGGCTATAAGTTAGCACACATTTGTTAACATCCAAATAGTTTCAACAAATTGAGAATACCTCACAGTTAACATgtctatttttttcccaattaTGTAATTGTTCCTTTCTGGTGTCATGTGATTTGTTAAGTAAGAGTTATAAGGAGTCAGGATTGAATTGGGATCAGGCCTGTAAAATTTGTTGTTTTGAGTTCagttctctcatactggccactggatattcaacatggcacttcatagCAAGAAAACTCTCTGAGGATTTGAGAATTAGAACTGTTTCCTTCCACAAAGAGGACATGGACCTTAAGAAGTTTTCTAACACCCTAAAACTAACAACGCAATGGCCAAGGTCATACAGGTGTTTTCAGGATGGGTTCCACTTAGAGCAGGCCTCTATTCCCAGGGTCAAGCCAGAGTTCAGACTGCAGTGCTCAGATCAGACGCCACATATTACAttaactctgtctgcatggcaccatcctagaagaaagcctcttctggAGCTGAtgcacaataaacacacactttgCTAAAGACATGCAGTCTAAGATCATGAGCAGAAATTGGACATGTTTACAGTACTTCTATACAAGCTGTACAT
Proteins encoded in this window:
- the txn2 gene encoding thioredoxin, mitochondrial; the encoded protein is MATRLLARRIWSVTVKDFRRLPVTVSASSSYSSSLTHSPRPQPLLARSHSLPLISYRAVSFNVQDQDDFTERVINSDLPVVIDFHAQWCGPCKILGPRLEKAIAKQKGRVTMAKVDIDEHTDLAIEYGVSAVPTVIAMRGGDVIDQFVGIKDEDQLDSFVKKLIGQ